GGAACAGACGGCCGGTGTCACGGTGGAGCGTGTGACGGTGAATGTCGTGGAATTGGCGCCGCATTCTGCGAACAAGAGTTCGCGAGCCTGGGTGGACTAAGGTATGAAATGGCTGGCTTCGTTTGCGGCGCGGATCCTCCAGCTCAGACAGCGCTGGCTCGGCCTTTTGGCAGGCTGCGGCGTGTGGCTGGCCTGGATGATCTTTGGTTTTTGGAACACGATCTTGCTCATACTGTTAGCAGGACTCGGCTATGCCGTAGGGAGAATCACGGAAGCGCGGACGTCCTGGAAGGACATTGTCGAAAAGCTGCTTTCGGAACACTCTTCGGACCGCTGATTTGTGCACTGTGGAAGGGGTACGACCATGAAAAGGCATGAAGCGCGCCAGTGCGCGCTCCAGGCGTTATATCAAATCGATGTGGGGAAGGGGCATGCCCACGCATCGATTCGGCATGTGTTAGAGGAATTCGGTCATGCCGCCACGGAACGGGATGTCGCGTACATCGAGCGGCTTGTGACGGGCACGGAATCCGAACAGGCGGACATCGATGAACTGCTGGGCACCCATGTCGAGGGATGGAAACTGGACCGAATCGCCCGCGTCGATCTCAACATTCTTCGCTTGGCCGTGTATGAATTACGGCACGAACTGGATGTGGATGCAGCGACCATCGTCGACGAGGCGGTCGAGTTGGCCAAGGACTTTGGTTCCGATGAGTCGGGCCGCTTTGTGAACGGCGTTCTGGCGCGCATGCTGCCGGTGACGCGGCCGACGAACGACAATCCATCTGCGAGTGGCGCAGAATCCGATGTGTCCGATGGTTGAGGTGACGTATGCAGTACATCCTTGGGGTTGATACAAGCAACTACACCACGTCCCTGTGCCTGGTATCTGCGGCGGACGGCCGGTTGGCGGCGGAGGCGCGGCGCCTTTTACCTGTAGCAGCAGGACAAAGAGGGCTTCGGCAGTCAGAAGCGCTCTTTTTTCATGTTCGGCATCTGCCCGTATTGATGGACACGTTGATGGGGGAGGTGAGACGCGTCGATGCTGCCGCAGCCATCGCGGCCATTGGCGTCTCCGTTCGCCCGCGGCCGTTTTGCACCTCGTACATGCCAGTGTTTACCGCGGGTGCATCGTTTGCCGCGTCGCTTGGCCGCGCGCTCGGCGTGCCGGTGCTGCAGACGTCCCATCAGGAGGGTCATCTCGCGGCGGCGACTTACCAACCTGACACACCGCGCCTGCGCGACAGGTTTCTGGGCGTGCACCTCTCTGGCGGCACGTCCGACGTGTTTGCCGCACGTCAAACCCGGTTTGGCTATCACGTCACGATGATTGGCGAAGGCGCAGACCTGCACGCCGGTCAGTTTGTCGATCGCGTCGGGGTCGCGCTGGGCTGTCCGTTTCCCGCCGGCCCTGCTCTCGAGCAGCTGGCCAGCCAGGCGCCCGGCGATTTCCGCCTGCGTTTCCCGGCCAGTGTGAACGGCGCCAGCATGAGTTTCTCCGGCCCTTGTTCGGCGGCGATGCGTGCCATTGACCAGGGCGAGCCGCCGGAAGTTGTGGCGGCCGCGGTGCAGGCCTGTATCGCGAACACCCTGGTCAAGGCGATTGCTCATGCCTGCGAACAACACACGGATCTGACGGATTGCGTGGTGGCCGGCGGGGTGGCGGAAAACCGCTTTATCCGGCAGCGGCTCGTGGACAAGCTGGCGGCGCTGCGCAGCGATGTGCAGCTTCATTTTGCGCCGGCCAGGTTCTCTTCCGACAACGCGCTTGGGGTGGCCTTGATTGCCAGGCGTCATTGGTACGGTACAAAGGGCTGAGGTATAATGAGCGAGTATGAAGCTCGCAGCATCGGGGGAGGGAATCACCTTGGCGGACGGCTTGCAGCAAAACCAGCAGGTGTACGACATCAATATCATTGGCGGCGGCCCAACCGGTTTATTTGCGGCCTTTTACTGTGGCATGCGAAACGCAACCTGCAATATTATCGACAGTTTGCCCGAACTGGGCGGACAGCTTGCAACGCTCTATCCGGAAAAGTTCATCTACGATGTGGGTGGATTTCCGAAGATTCGTTCGCGAGACTTAGTCGAGCAGTTGAAGCAGCAGGCGTTTCAGTACGACACGACGGCCGTGCACCTGAACGAGCGGGTGGAAGGTCTGCATCGCCGGGACGACGGCATTTTTGAACTGAGAACGGACAAACAGGTCCATCTTTCAAAAGCCATCATCATTTGTGCAGGTATTGGTGTGTTTACACCGAAGCCGTTGCCGGGTGAAAACGTGGACGCCTTCCCTGACGACGTATTCTACTTTATCGATAATCTTGATAAGTTCCGCAATAAGCACGTCCTGGTGGTTGGCGGCGGGGACTCGGCCGTCGACTTTGCGCTGATGCTCGACGGTGCGGCGAAGCAGGTCACGCTGATTCACCGGCGCGACCAATTCCGGGCACACGAAGAAAGTGTGCGCCAGCTGCACGCATCTGGCGTGGAGGTTCGGACATTTTACGAATTGAAGGCGCTGCACGGAGACGGCAGGCTGAAGCGTGCGACACTGATTCAGAACAAAACGCAGGAGACCGTCGACATTCCGGTGGACGCGGTGGTCAGCGGTTTGGGATTCTCTGCGTCGCTTGGTCCCATCAACGAGTGGGGGCTGGAGATTGAAAACAACGAGATTGTGGTCAACACCCGGATGGAGACGAATATTCCGGGGATATACGCTGCCGGTGACATCGTGACGTATCCGGGCAAGGTCAAACTCATCGCGACCGGGTTCGGCGAGGCACCGACCGCAGTGAACAACGCGAAGACGTATATTGACCCGAAAGCCCGGCTGTCTCCGGGGCACAGCAGCAACCGCAAAGAGTAAGCAGGACAGAGGGGGGCGCGCGGATGGCCAGAATCCTCGATGGGAAACAGATTGCGGCGGACATCCAGCAGGAAGTGCGTGAGCGTACAACGGCGTTTGAAGCCAGCGGGATTCACTTTCAGCTCACCGTGGTATTGGTCGGCGACCATCCCGCGTCTGCCACCTATGTACGCAACAAACAGCGCACGGCGGAAAAAGTTGGCCTGAAAAACACGCTCATTCATTTGCCTGGCGATGTGTCCGAAGACACGCTCCTCGCGGAGATTGACCGATTGAACGCGGATACAGAGGTGGACGGTATTCTCGTGCAGCTGCCGCTGCCTTCTCACATCTCTGAGCAGGTCGTGATTGAACGCATTGCACCGGAAAAGGATGTCGATGGGTTCCACCCGATGAACGCGGGCAAAAACTTCGTCGGGCTGTCTGCAGTGTGGCCGTGTACACCGGCTGGCATCATGGAAATGTTCGAGCGGGAACAGATTGACGTGGCCGGGAAGCACGCGGTGGTGGTGGGGCGAAGCAACATTGTCGGAAAGCCGATGGCCATGATGCTGCTCGCAGCCAACGCCACCGTGACGCTTTGCCACTCGCGGACGCAGGACCTGGCTGCCTTGACGCGGACGGCAGACATTGTGGTCGCGGCGGTTGGGCAGCCCGGCCTCATCACAGCGGCGCATGTCAAGCCAGGAGCCGTGGTGGTCGATGTCGGCATGAACCGGGTCGACGGCAAACTCATGGGCGATGTTGCGTTTGAGGAAGTTGCCCCCATCGCCGGTGCCATCACGCCGGTGCCGGGCGGGGTGGGGCCGCTGACGGTCGCGATGCTGATGAAAAACACCGTGCGCTTGGGCTGCGCCCGCAGACACCTGTCGTAACACGTGCCCGAAAGCAGTCATCGGCCCCCCGCCAGCGGACAAGCCTCGCAGCGGTGCGAACACATCCGAAGAAGCGCGGTGCTGCAGGGTGCGATCCCGCTGTTCGGATAACTTTGGGAGGGGGTGAGGCGGAATGTCGAACATGCTCGCGGTGGACAGGTCGCCTGATGTCTTAACCGTTGCCGCGCTGAATGCGTGGATCAAGCAGCGTGTGGAGTCGGACCCCCGCCTTCGCCGGGTGTCGGTGGTCGGGGAGTTGTCCAACTTCAAGAAACACACCAGCGGCCACATGTATTTCACCTTGAAGGATGAACAAAGCCGCATCCGCGGCATTATGTTTGCGGGCCGCAACCGCTTTCTGAAGTTCATGCCCAAGGACGGCATGCGGGTGATTTGCACCGGGTCCATCGGGGTGTTCGAGCGCGACGGCCAGTATCAACTGTACGTGGACGATATGCAGCCGGATGGCGTGGGTGCCTTGTATATCGCGTACACGCAGCTGCGCCAAAAGCTGGAGGCGGAAGGCCTGTTCGCCAGTGAGCGTAAACGGCCCCTGCCCGCCTTCCCGCGGCGCATCGGCGTGGTGACGTCTCCGACAGGCGCCGTGATCCGCGACATTTGTACCACGCTCGCCAGGCGCTTTCCCATGACCCAGGTGATTTTGGCGCCCGCGTTGGTGCAGGGGCCGGAAGCGGCCGAGACCATCGTCGCGTCTTTAACGCGGCTGGCGCAGCTGCGTGCTTCCGGAGTGCCGATTGACGTTGTCATCGTCGGCCGCGGCGGCGGCTCTTTGGAAGAGCTGTGGCCCTTTAATGACGAGCGGGTGGCGCGAACCATTGCAGCGTACCCCGTGCCGGTGATTTCGGCGGTGGGACACGAGACGGACTTCACCATTTGCGATTTTGTCGCCGATGTTCGGGCGGCTACACCAACGGCGGCGGCAGAACTGGCGGCGCCAAAGGCTTCCGATCTGCGCCAGCAGTTGGCGGAGTGGGCAGAGCGCTCTAAAACGGCACTCGGCTGGTCGCTCCAGCAGCAGCGGACGCGCCTGGTGACGCTGCAGTCGTCGCAGGCGCTGCGCGACCCGCTGAAGCCGCTCGAATACCGAAAGCAGTCTGTCGACTACCTGGAGACCCAGGTGCAAAGGCTCATTCATGTGCCGCTTCGGCAAGCACAGGCGCGTGTGTCGAAGGCCGTGGAGCGGTTGTACCGGATCGACCTGGCGGCGCGCATCGAACAGGCGCGATCGAAAATCAGCGCCTTTGAGCAGAGCGCATCCACGCAGATGCACAGGCGGGTGGACCGCCTCAACCATGCGCTGGAACGCACCATTGCGCAGTTGGATGCGCTGAGCCCCCTGCGCGTCCTGTCGCGCGGGTACAGCGTGGTGTTCGAGGCGGACAGCGAGCGCGTCGTAGGCAGTGTCAAAGCGGTGCGTCCCGGTCAGCGAGTGCAGATTCAGTTTGCCGATGGACGCGCGAAGGCGCGCATCGAAAGCGGGGAGGAACCTGAGGATGACGGAGAACAACTCCGGCTTGACCTTTGAGACAGCGATGAAGAAACTGGAAGAGACCGTTCGCCGACTGGAGTCGGGTGACCTGACCTTGACAGAATCCATCGAGCGGTACAAGGAGTCGATGCAACTTGTTCAGTTTTGCCGGCAGCAGCTGGACCAGGCAGAATTGGAGATCTCCAAGCTGGTCGAAGGTCCCGATGGCATTGCGCTCGAACCTCTCGACCCCGTCGACATGCCCAGCGCCAACGGACAAAATGAGCAGGCCTGAGCAGGCGGCTGCGGACGCGGGGGTGCGGTAACGCGTGGACCAAGCATGGACAGCAGAGAGCTACTTGCAAACGTACGGTGACCAGGTGACCGCATACCTGGAGGGACTGTTTGATCCAAATGCGCACCCCACCACCTTGTTTCAGGCGATGCGCTACAGCCTGCTTGCGGGCGGGAAGCGCCTTCGCCCGGTGCTGTGCCTAGCAGTGGGTCGCGCCTGCGGCATTGCGGAGACAGAATTGATGCCTGTCGCGGCTGCGCTCGAACTCCTCCATTGCTACTCGCTCATTCACGATGACCTCCCTTGTATGGACGACGATGACTTGCGGCGGGGCAAACCCACCAATCATCGCGTGTTCGGCGAAGCGGCGGCGCTGCTCGCAGGCGACGCCCTGTTGACGTATGCGTTCGAACAATTGGCGAAACCCTTGCCGATTCCGGCTGACCGACAGATCCGCATGATTCGCGCCCTGTCTTCGGCTGCCGGCTGCTATGGGATGGTGGCGGGGCAGATGGCGGACATCGAAGCGGAGCGGTCCAGCGGTTCGATGCGTGACTTGGAGTTTATCCATATGCACAAGACGGCGCGTCTGATTGAAGCGTCTGTGGAACTGGGTGGATTGTACGCGGGACTGCCGGAGCCGTCCCTTCAGGCACTCAAGGCTTTTGGGCTGACGATTGGGCTGGTGTTTCAGATGGTCGACGATGTGCTGGACGTGACGGCGACCACCGAACAACTCGGCAAGCAGGCAGGCAGCGACGAACGCCTGGGCAAGCTGACTTACCCGAAATTTCTCGGCCTGGAGGCCACCCAGGAGCGCATCGAGATATCCTTGAACCGTGCGCTTGCCCACCTGGATGCTTCTGGTGTGGATTCGTCGCTTCTGGCGTCTATCGCGCGGTTTATTGTAGTCCGGGACAAATGAGCCGATTGCGCTTGGTATATCGTGCCATCGGCTTGTGCGCCTTCGCATACTCACGCTACGGTCACAGCGGACAAGCTGGCGTGTGCCTGCGGCGCCGGGTCGTGCGCAGCGGCCTTTGTTCGGCAGCCAGCGGATTCGAGGCGGAATGGGCCGTATGATATAATGGGAGTCACATTCGGGTGGCGCAGTATTCTAGTCAGCCGTCTGCTTCTGAAGGCGGGGCTAAAAATCCGCCAAAGGGCACATCGATGAAGTTCCTGGTGTTGGCTTGGGGCGCCCAGCCCTGGGCTGGTACTGGGAGTTAAGAAAGGTGGGCGGATCGCAATGGCATGCGAAACCCGACCCAGCTTTCGCGGAGGCCCAAGTGCGTGGCCACTTCGAGTGGTTATGGCTTGGGGTATGAACCTGCATGCGGACCCCAATCTGTGTGCAGCGTAGCCTGCCTTGCGTGGTGTGGAAGGGATCGCGGGAAGCAGGCAGCACCTCCCGCGGCCAGGGAGGCTGCCGGTGCCGCGTGAAATCTGCACTGCAAAAGAGGCTAGGAAGCAGCAGCGGCTGTTGCGGAAAACGCCTAGACTGTTCGCGACGTGCGTGGCTCTTTGAGGATTATAGTGTGGACTAAGTGGTAATCTAGTCTGACAGTCGGTGACGCTGTCAAGGGGCGCTGAAAGGGAAACCGCCTGTGCGGCGACGCAGAGGCGCGCCCTTGGGAAAACCTACTGGACCTAAGCCACAGCATTTACTCAAAGAGCTGCCACCCGAGCATGTTTGACGCTCGCCAGGAGGTACAGAGTACATAATGAAACGGGCACCGTGGCACCGTGCGATACGATTTGCTCTGGCAGTGGCGGGCCTGTCCTTTGTGGTTGGCGGACTCTTTGATACATCCACAATTTATCTGAACACGGCGACATGGTACGTTGGTGCCGTGATCGTCTTTATTATTGTCATTGTCGGAGCCCTCTTTGACATGCTCGGTGTCGCGGCCGCGGCCGCGCGGGAAACGCCCTTTCACGCCATGGCATCCAAGCGCGTCTTTGCCGCGAAGCGAGCGATTTCGATTGTGCGAAATGCTGAAAAGGTGTCCAGTATTTGCAGTGACGTCATCGGCGATATTGCCGGTGTTCTCAGCGGTGCGGGTGCGCTGGCGGTTGGCGCCCAGCTGGTGATTGCCCTGCATGTTCGCGGATGGCAGCGAGAATTTATCATTATTTTATTGACGGCATTCACCACTGCTGTTACCGTAGCCGCAAAGGCGATTGGCAAGACGCTTGCCATCCGCTCGCCGACGCCGATTGTGCTGGGTGCGGCCCGCGTCGCGGAGACCGTTCTGTTTTATAAACGCGAACATCGGAAAGTGAAGGGGAAACGCGTACAGTGACCTCAACGAGGGGGGATATCGTACGTTACTCGACCAAGTGGAACGTCCGGAAGATATCAAGCATTTCAGTGAGGCAGAGCTGATTCAACTGGCAGCTGAAATCCGCGCCTTTCTGGTGGACACGGTTTCGAAAACCGGGGGCCACTTTGGCGCCAATCTCGGCGTCGTGGAATTGACCATCGCGCTGCATAAGGTGTTGAACAGCCCGCGCGATCGGATCATCTGGGATGTCGGACATCAAGCATATGTGCACAAAATCCTGACGGGCCGGAAGTCGGCGTTTCCGACCCTGCGGAAGTTCAAGGGGATGGCCGGGTTTCCGAAACGGTCGGAGAGTCCTCACGATATGTTTGGCGTCGGGCATGCCAGCACGTCCTTGTCGGCGGGCTTGGGCATGGCGGTTGCGCGCGATTTGTCGGGTGAGGATTACCACGTGGCGTGCGTCATCGGGGACGGGGCGCTGACCGGCGGGATGGCCATGGAAGCCCTGAACCACGCCGGCCACTTGGGCACCAAACTGCTCGTCATATTGAACGACAATGAAATGTCCATCGCGGAGAACGTCGGTGCACTGTCGAAGTATTTGACACGGCTGCGGACGGATCCGACGTATTCGCGAACGAAGGCTGAAATTGAACAGATGCTGCGCCGCGTGCCGGCCATTGGGCCGCGGCTCACGAAGACACTCGAGCGGGTCAAGGATTCGGTGCGTCACCTGGTGGTGCCCGGGCAGTTGTTTGAGGGCTTTGGCTTCAAGTATCTGGGCCCAGTGGACGGTCACGACCTGCCCGTGTTGATCAACGTGCTCGAAGACGCAAAGCTGCTGCGCGGCCCCGTGCTGATTCATCTGGTCACCCAGAAAGGGAAGGGCTACGCGTCGGCGGAGAATGCGCCCGACAAGTTCCATGCGTGGCCGAGCGCGCCGAAGGCGAAGGCGGCACCGTCGTACACCAGCGTCTTCTCCGAGACGCTGATTCAAATCGCCAGCGAGGACCCGCGCGTGGTTGCCGTGACGGCTGCCATGCCTGGCGGAACCGGGCTCGACAAGTTTGCCAAGGTGCACCCCTCGCGGTGTTTTGACGTCGGGATCGCCGAACAGCACGCCACCACCTTCTGCGGCGGTTTGGCCGCATCGGGGAAGCGGCCGGTGTTTGCGGTGTATTCGACGTTTTTGCAGCGGGCGTACGACCAGGTCATTCACGACATCTGCATCCAGAACCTGCCGGTGGTCTTTGCGGTCGATCGCGCCGGTATCGTCGGGCCCGACGGGGAGACACACCAGGGGGTGTTTGACATTGCCTACCTGCGCACCGTGCCGAACATGACGGTGATGATGCCGAAGGATGAAAATGAACTGCGGCACATGCTGTGGACGGCGCTGCACCTGGAGGGGCCGTCCGCCGTGCGCTACCCAAGGGCGGATGGGCTCGGCGTCGACTGCAGTGAGCCGCTTTGTGAACTGCCCGTCGGCCAAGCAGAGGTCCTGCAGGACGGCGACGACCTGGCGATTCTCGCACTCGGTCCGATGGTGCAAGTGGCGACAGAGGCCGCGCAGGAGCTGGAAACCGAACACGGCATTTCCGCGGCCGTCGTCAACATGCGGTTTGTCAAACCGATCGACGAAGCGCTGATTTTGTCCTTGTCGGACCGCCAGTTGCCGATGGTCACGATTGAAGAGGCGTCGCTGGCGGGCGGGTTTGGGTCGGCGGTGCTGGAAGTCCTGGCCGATCACGGCCGCAGTGCCGAAGTATTGCGCAAGGGCATCCCCGACCATTTTGTGGAGCACGGCTCCCGTTCGGAGCTGCTGGCACAGCTCGGGCTAACCAAGGAGGCACTGGTGGCGGACGCCTTGCGCATCGTGGCCGACCGGAAACGGAAGCGATACAGTGCCACCCGATAAGTCGATGCCGCCGTCTAACTCACCGTCTACTCCGCCGTCCAATCGCTCGGGCGCTCGTCCTGCAGAGGGTGGGGACGGGCGTGCGCAAACCACGAAGGCAAAGTCGGTGCGTCTCGACGTCCTGCTGGTGGAACGGGGCTTGTTTCCGAGCCGGGAAGCGGCGAAACGGGCCATCATGGCCGGCCTCGTCCGCCGCGAAGGGGACGTTTTGGACAAGCCGGGGACCTTTGTCCGGCCGGATGCGGTCGTGGAGGTCGCCCAGCCCGAACACGCTTTCGTCAGCAGGGGCGGACTGAAGCTGGAACGCGCGCTCGCGCGGTTCGGGGTGTCAGCAGACCAGCGTGTCGTCGTCGATGTCGGCGCTTCGACCGGCGGATTCACAGATTGTGTGTTGAGGCATGGCGCCAAACACGTGTACGCTGTGGACGTCGGGTATGGGCAACTCGACTGGAAACTCCGGAACGATCCGCGCGTCACGGTGATGGAGCGGACCAACTTCCGCCATGTCGATGCAGCGCTGTTCTCGCCGCCGCCGTCCCTCGCGGTGATGGATGTCTCGTTCATTTCCACGCGGCTGCTGCTGCCGAAACTCCAGGAAATTCTGCAGCCGCCGGGGGACATCATCAGTCTGATTAAACCGCAGTTTGAGGCAGGACGAGGGAAAGTGGGCAAGGGCGGCATTGTACGGGACCCGCAGGTCCATACCGACGTGATTTGCCAATTGCTTTCGTTCCTGCCGACCGTCGGACTCGAATGTGCAGGGCTCGATTATTCTCCGGTTGCGGGCGGTGACGGCAACATCGAATTTCTCGGCTGGTGGCGGCCCGCACGCACAACCGATGCAGAGGCTGTGGAGGCCTGGCGCGACCGGGCCGTACAAGTGGTCCGCGAAGCCTGGCTGGAGATTCGCGGAGAGGAAGTTGTGCCTTTGCGAAAGTGAGGTCCGTCATGCAACTTCGGGAAGCGTTTGCCCTGATGATTGGTCTGGGTGTGTTGCTGCTGGTGGCTCGCTCTATCATCAACCAGTGGCGCGGCCGGGGCGCTGGTACGCCGCTGCGCGGCAAATTCAAAGCGGCGCAAGAGTGGCTGGAGGCCAATGGGTACCATATCCTCCGGGTGCGGGACCGCGGCGAATGGACTGGGTACTACGGAACGCGGGCGTTTCACAAGCATCTGATTGCTGACTTTATTGTTCGACAAGGCGGAAAAACTTATGTGGTGAAACTGGCCAGCGCACGGGAGAAGGGCATGAACGGCGCGAAGCTGCGCGACACCTGGTATCCAATGTATGTCGTGTTCGGTGTCAAGGGAATTTTGCATGTCGACGTGGAAAATGAACAGGTGCAAGTCGTGGATTTCGAAGTCAAGCCGCCGCCCCATGTCGTCTGGTCGAAGGTCATCAATCGCGCCTTGTGGTTACTTTCGGGCATGCTGATTGCGTTGGTGTGGATGCACAGCCGGTAGGGGGGCCAAGGTTGAGGACAGTTGCGTTGTTGCTGAATCCGGACAAGCCTGGTGCGAGAGGCCTGATGGAACGAACAAGGACCCTGCTGCGGGAGGCGGGGATTGAAACGGTGTGCGGCGAGACTGGAAAGGATGCCGATCACGGCGTGTTTCCCGCCGACGAGGTATTAAAAGCGGTCGAGTTGGCCTTTGTGTTTGGCGGCGACGGCACCTTGCTCGGCATGGCCAGACGGTTAGCGCCGTTGTCGGTGCCGCTGCTCGGCATCAACGTCGGGCACCTGGGATTCCTGACCGAAGCCGAGCCGGCGAATATCGACGAGACCGTGCAGCGGGTTATCGAGCGCGACTACGAGCTCGAAACCCGCATGATGCTCACGGCTTCGGTCGTGCACGATGGAGAAGTGCGGGCCGAGTTTCATGGGTTGAATGATGTGGGCATCGGGAAGGGTTCGTTCGCCCGCATGGTGCACGTCGATGCCTACGTGGACGATGTGCTGCTGGATTCCTACAGCGGGGATGGAGTCATCGTGTCGACACCGACGGGATCGACCGCTTATTCGCTCTCCTGCGGCGGCCCCATTGTGGCACCGCACCTCAAGGTGATGCTCATCACGCCGATTTGTCCGCACACCTTGTTTTCGCGCCCCTGCGTGATTGACGACTGCCAGCAGGTCCGCTTCGTCGTGCACGACAACTACGAGGATGTCGGACTCACGGTGGACGGACAAGTGGGCGTAAGGCTCGAAGTGGGCGATGAGGTCTACGTGCGCAAATCGGTCCACGCCACGACGCTCGTCAAGTGGCGCGGCCGGGAGTTCTTTCGGGTGCTGCGGCAAAAGCTGCGCGGTGACGCCTAGTCACTGGACGTCAGTTCGAGAAGGTGCCGCCAGTTTCATGGGAACTGTCAATGGAGCCGTGTAAGGGACGGGGGGAGACCATCTTGCTGTTGGAGTTGTCGGTACAAAACCTGGCACTCATTGACCACGTGCGCCTGGAGCTGCGGCCGGGTCTGACGGTCCTGACGGGGGAAACGGGGGCGGGAAAGTCCATCCTGCTCGACGCCATTGGCCTGATTTTGGGCAACCGAGCTTCATCTGACC
Above is a genomic segment from Alicyclobacillus cycloheptanicus containing:
- a CDS encoding NAD(+)/NADH kinase; this encodes MRTVALLLNPDKPGARGLMERTRTLLREAGIETVCGETGKDADHGVFPADEVLKAVELAFVFGGDGTLLGMARRLAPLSVPLLGINVGHLGFLTEAEPANIDETVQRVIERDYELETRMMLTASVVHDGEVRAEFHGLNDVGIGKGSFARMVHVDAYVDDVLLDSYSGDGVIVSTPTGSTAYSLSCGGPIVAPHLKVMLITPICPHTLFSRPCVIDDCQQVRFVVHDNYEDVGLTVDGQVGVRLEVGDEVYVRKSVHATTLVKWRGREFFRVLRQKLRGDA